From the Limanda limanda chromosome 2, fLimLim1.1, whole genome shotgun sequence genome, one window contains:
- the LOC133019289 gene encoding putative nuclease HARBI1: protein MACPFLREPVDVEAAILRRNLREERLLRPRLDILSFPDNFLHKRYRFSAQSIIYLDHLLSPHVNCQTHRGHALSSIQIICVALRFFANGSFLYNVGDAEHISKATVCRSVRNVTLALKRFLYTFVMFPSHRPIRTIKEEFYRIADFPGVIGCIDGTHIPIKAPSVNEGDYVNRKSFHSINVQVVCDARNIITQVEAKWPGSVHDARIFRESNLSTRFAREGTPASLAF from the exons ATGGCATGTCCTTTTCTACGAGAGCCCGTGGACGTAGAGGCTGCGATCCTCAGAAGGAATCTCCGTGAGGAACGATTATTAAGACCCCGGTTGGatattctttcttttcctgataATTTTCTTCACAAGCGCTATCGTTTTTCAGCGCAATCTATCATTTATTTAGACCACCTTCTCAGCCCCCATGTTAACTGTCAAACGCACCGGGGGCATGCTTTAAgttcaatacaaattatttgtgTGGCACTCCGTTTTTTTGCAAACGGCAGCTTTCTTTACAACGTCGGTGACGCCGAGCACATTTCAAAGGCAACCGTGTGTCGGTCTGTCAGAAATGTGACTTTGGCACTGAAACGTTTTCTTTACACGTTTGTGATGTTTCCAAGTCACCGACCTATACGAACAATCAAGGAAGAGTTCTACAGAATTGCAG ATTTTCCGGGTGTCATCGGGTGCATCGATGGAACTCATATTCCTATTAAAGCTCCttcagtgaatgaaggagactATGTTAATAGGAAGTCCTTCCACAGCATCAATGTGCAG GTTGTATGTGATGCCAGAAATATCATCACCCAAGTGGAGGCAAAGTGGCCGGGGTCTGTGCATGACGCACGCATATTTCGGGAGTCTAATCTGAGCACTCGCTTTGCCCGTG AGGGTACCCCTGCCAGCCTTGCCTTCTGA